The nucleotide sequence AGTCCGTCCTCAAAGCGATTGCTGCTAGACTAGGATACTAAAAGTTCTGACACAGGGTTAGGGTCGCTCCCCCTGGTCATGATTCATTAGGGCGGCGCTTGCGACGGACGGTGGATCCGATCCTTTGTTTTCCGCGTGCACCTGTCAAAGTCGTCATCCGCTCTTTTGCCCCTGTTTTTGTTCACCCAAGTCGGTTCATCGCATGACGGAGTTGTGCAGTACttgaaggaaggaaaacACCGAACCACTTGCTACTAGGTTTTTGACAAACATtcaagtctttttttttttcttttgacaAGAACAAAATGCATCTATACCAACGTTTTTCATTTAGGCTTTCCACGAGTTTTCCAAAATCGCCTCCCGGGGCCTCGATCCGCTCCACCCGTTTCGGATTCCCCCGACAACGAGTCGTTCGAGCCGCATCCACAGTAAGCCGCGTGTTATCCCCGCACCAGGAGACCGCGAATCGAGGAACAAGAGAACAAGAGACAAAAGTCGAGAACGGGTGAATGGTAAGCTTGTTTGCATCATCAACCTCGGCCGCCCATCAATGCGTCCCTGCACACCGCAATTTTGTCACATTTCACAGGCGTGCATGTCTGTCTGCCTCTTTGCTTGCTGATCCCTCCCGCCGGCTGGCGACGTGCAGCAAATCGCGGCTGCATGACACACAAATTTGGCCGCCCTTTCGGCTCCGCAATCGTCCCGGAAGTTTATGGAGCTTTTCCTTACTACGTAGTTCGCCCTCGGTGGCCGTCAAGTGGGGAGCAAAAAATAGCCACCGCAAACGATAACCACCTctaaaacaacaacaaacaagGAAATGCACTGGGGTTCATCAAGGTGATTAAAAGGTTCTGGATAAAAGTTGAGAGCTAAAATCTATCAAATATTTCCAACAACGAATTAGTTACTCGATGTTGGAAACGGAGAGTTGAAGGCAGGTTTTCGTACTTTTGGTGTAGTCCTCCAAATTTGGCGGTCCCTGTTTTGCAACCCACTTGCCGTGTTCATTCACCAAAGGGGGTTTTCTGCCTTAGATCGATGCATGTCTTGCCTCGATCGACGCCGAAACCGGTACCTTCCTACGTACTAAGGTAGTAACCTATTGGTTCCACCGGCAACCAGTACCCCGCTCTGCCGCCTAGGTTTTGGTTGGTTTCACTCTTCTCTGCAGTTGTCCTCTCACATGGTAGGTGTATACTGAGAGCAGACGGTCGGTCGGGCCAGCCCTAGAGCAGCGGCAGATGCGCATCCTCTAAAATCCGCCTGGATACATAGAGTTGGGTCACAGGCATCAAGGGTAGAATGGATAAACGAATTCCCTGTGTTAGTTGAGACGGATACTTATTACTCGTTTTCCCGTTGAAGATCCAACAGTTCTACCCCAGGTCTAGGCATGTGGGCGGTAAATAGGTAATTTATGGAGTAATCCAGACTCTCGGCTCGGTCGTTCGGGGTTGCATTGAAGGGAAGCTCGTCGAGTCATCCCGGTCTCCATGCCCGACCATTCAATCCATcgtcaaaaaaaaatcttttCCATGTTTTCTATCTATCTTTCTTGTTGATCACTCTCGGGAGTTGTCCTCAGGTGTGGATTTTGCGTCACCCGTTCTCCTTTTGACGATAAATACAGAACGTCTCGGTTATGCTTCTAAAAACACTGAACCTGATGGTTTGATTCCCCATCTTGTCAGAGTACGAATTACACCTTGATCCTGAATTGATCGTCCAACCAGAGCAGGGAACTGGGTGCAACGGAAACAGCGCAGCATCTCGTTATTTCCGACCCGAGTGTCTTGGCGCCCATCACGACAgaatcaacaaaaaaaagccccgagACGTCATTCCACGGGACCTGTAGAGGACAGCGCAGGGCTAATCTCCGCCCGCTGGACAGACTGCAGCTATCCATCGGGGATAGTCAGGTCCAGCATCTCAGGGTCTGGGGGCCGGTActtatttttttgggcggTCCATCTGGATGTCGACATCGTTTCAACCGGACAAATCTACCATTTTTTATTTGCATCATTTAATCAGGCCCTTGGTGAGCAATGACAGCCCCGGAAGACGCGCCAGCGCAGATCGATGCGCAAATCAGGGTCAGAAGTCCCGCGGTGCGCGAGGCATCATCTAGTGAGACTGGCTCCGTGTCAGATACGGTCAAGGCAATGGACCCTTGCCATGCACCGGATGCATCCATAAAAAGAACAACCAGTTCGGCCTCGCAGCACCCCATCCCTGCAGCGGAGCCACCAAGAGCCGTCGTTGGCGAGGCCGTCGGTGCTGACGCAACAGACGAAGAGGCGGCCGTGACACCACCCAAAGACCATGAGAAATCCACGCCTCCAGAGGCCGGCCGCACCAAGCTGGAGACCACAGTCATCGTGGTCTCGCTGGCCACGGCGCTGTTCCTGGCGGCGCTGGACATTTCCATCGTGACGGTTGCGGTGCCGGCCATCGCGTCGGACTTTCGCTCCACCGTCGGCTACACGTGGATCGGGTCCGCGTACCTCCTCGCAAACGCCGCCATGGCCCCGATATGGGGCAAGATCTCGGACATCTGGGGCCGCAAGCAGATCCTCCTGCTGGCCGCCTGCGTGTTTTGGGTCGGCAGCCTCCTGTGCGCCCTCAGCGTCAGCATGGCGATGCTCATCGCCAGCCGCGCGGTCCAGGGcatgggcggcggtggcatcATCATCATGGTCAACGTCTGCATCAGCGACCTTTTCAGCATCCGCAAGCGCGGCGTCTACTTTGGCGTCATGGGTCTCGTCTGGGCGGTGGCCGGCGCCGTGGGTCCCGTGGTCGGGGGTCTCTTCACGACAAAGGTCTCGTGGCGCTGGTGCTTCTACATCAACCTCCCCATAGCGGGGGTCGGCATCATCATCCTCTTCTTCGTCCTCAAGCTGCACAACCCGCGCACCCCGATGCGACAGGGCCTCGCCGCCGTGGACTGGCTCGGCTCCTTGACCATCATCGCCGGCACCGTCATGGTGCTCATGGGCCTGACCCTTGGGGGCGTCACCGCGCCCTGGGCCTCACCCACGGTCTTGTGTCTGCTGATCATCGGCGCCGCCATGGTGGCCGTCTTCGTCTTGGTCGAGCTCCGCGTCGCGCCGTATCCCGTCGTGCCCATGCACCTCTTCAAGGTCCGCTCCAACGTCGCCTCGCTGTCCGTCGCCTTTGCGCACGGCTTCACCACCATGTCGGGCTTCTACTACCTCCCCTTGTACTTCCAAGCCGTGCTGGGGGCCGACGCGCTCATGTCGGGCGTCTACATCCTGCCGTACGCGGTCGTCCTGTCCCTCGTGTCCGTCGCCGCCGGCTGGTACATCAAAAAGACGGGCAAGTACCTGCCGCCCatcatctttggcttcgtgtTCCTGACCCTGGGCATGGGCCTCCTCACCGACCTGGGCGGCCCGTCCCCGAGCGGTCCCAACTGGGCCAAGCTGATGATCTACACCATCATCACCGGCATCGGCGTCGGGCCCAACTTTCAGTCCCCGCTCATCGCGCTGCAGACCACGGTGGCCCAGCGCGACATGGCCAGCGCCACCGCCACGTACCAGTTTGTGCGCCAGATGAGCACCTCCATCTCCGTCGTGGTCGGCGGCGTCATTTTCCAAAACTCCATGGACGGCCAGCACGCGCGTCTGCTCGAGCGCCTCGGACCCGACATCGCGGCGCTTCTCACGGGCCAGGACGCCGCCGCGAGCGTCGAGGCCGTGGCTGCCATCCCCGGCGAGGAGGGCCTGATCGCGCGGGATGCGTTTTGGATCAGCCTCAGGACCATGTACATCGTGTACACGGTTGCCGCGGGGGTTGGCTTGGTCTTGTGCTTCTTCATCGGCACCAGGAAGCTGAGCACCGAGCACGAGGAGCACAAGACTGGGCTGAAGACGCTGGCCAGGGTCAGGTCCAAGGTGACGGGTGAGAAGCAGGAGGCTGATTGAGGGCATGATGCAGGGCGTGAGACGGCGAAACAGTAGCCGTATACATGGAGACTTGTGAAGAAGTAAACATTTATATAATTGCCTTTGTATTATAATAGACTGGCCTGGCAAGCAACTGCTTCGTGTTATAAAGTAGATTGGCCAGCTTGACCACAGGTTCTCACTATATGCCAGATGATCCACGTTGACTTGTCTACTCTCGCTTATTTGGCTTGCCACTCAACAAGCGTCATTGAGCCTCTACCGTATGTGGACCAGTCATCAAACGTATGTTCCGGGTCTTGGAATATCCCGATCTTAACCTAATGATATTGTACTATTAATGTTGTGACGTGAGAGGTAAACTTTTTGATGGCAATTCTTTGAGCGCCAGCGGTTATTGAAGCCAGTCTATAACCATGTCAATGGTATATACACGCTGTCAGTCTAAGCTATTTACTGTGCATGTAAGAAGATCTTGTCGCAGTGATAACCACTCGTTTCAAGGCTTTGAGCGTTGCTACAAGACCCTTCATAACCGATACTACCAGGGGGCTAGAACCACCTGTAGATGTATCGATATAAATCATCACACAACCAATATTGGTGGCAGCGTGAACTAGATTGCACATGAATTTAACAGCTACCTTGGTCCAGACATCTTTCGTCGTCATCAGTCTAGCCCCCCACCGTAGGGATTAAGTCTGCGGCACAGTTTTGACGAGAAAAGCATGTTGATGTCGAATTCCCTGCAACAAGGGCAGATTTCTTTGAAATTCGTTGATACCTTTGGGCGCAAACGTGCAATATGCACAGCTGCACAGCGAAGCACTGCACGCGGCCACGGACTCCTTGCATGCAGGCTTTAACTATCGCATCCTCCGTGTCCTGGCACATGATGAGAGAAACCTTGAGGCTCCACCAACACAATGCGCGATTCGTGTCACGCATCCAGTGGGTTTATGATTACACACAAAGTCGTGTGGAAACAACAAGGGTCGTGGCGCAAAGGTAGCGCGTCCGCCTCCTACTTCCTGATCAATTCGAGCAGCAAAGAATGGCAGCGGAAGGCTGCAGGTTCGAGTCCTGCCGTCCTTGGTTAGCATTAGCTTTTGTTTCCGTCTGATATCTGCTCTAAATTTTTGGTTTCTTGCTCAACTCTCAGTGGATGTTCGCGTTTGCTTGTGCGCCTTGTGCATTCTTTCTAGTGCTGTTACACGTGCCCCTGCCTGGGTAGGTGCCGAACCAATTTTACTTTGGTGGTTGCttgctagtctagtctacTTGTAACTAATCCGGATGAACAAAAGCAATGTTGACATTCCGGCTCAAAGCCGGTGATATTTGAGGCAGAAGAAGGTCACATTTGAAAGACTAGGTCTAGCAAATATATTCCCTATTATCCACCTGTGCCTCAGTGCTCGTCTTTTGACGGAAATCTCTTGCAAATTTTTGCTCACTTCCCACTGTAGCATCCCTGCTCATCCCACGAAAGAACCACGCCCTGATCACGTGATGACCTCCACATCCAACATCTACTGATCCAGTCCTTGccaacaccaaaaaaaggtaGCAAAAAGCAATGACCGAGAGCAATGATCACCAATCATATCATGGTCCAGGCTCTGGCCGCGGATTGAACGCGGGACCTCTCGCAAGAATGCTCAGGTGTTTGAACCCTAAGCGAGAATCATACCACTAGACCACCAGAGCTGATGATTTGATGGATGTGACGGGGCTCTTTGTGGTTTATAATGGGCCCAGTGACCAATTTGCATCGTGAGCTTGGCGCTCCGCTGCGACATGCCTGTTGGGTGACAGGGACTTGTATTCTCTGTTGGGTCTCGATGGTACGGCTCCAAGAAGGGTTTTACGGGTCTGTCCACAACTCCACGCCGATTTTCACATGTTTCCGTTTTTTTGCCAAGAGCAGCTCAGAGATATGCAGTGAGGTCTGCCTTGGCTTCTTGGCCAAGCGGGTCGTTTCTGCGCACTATTTTTAATAAGTCATATATCACACGTATGTTGTATCTACTCTAGACTTGTATAAACACTACAGCCTACAGGTCCCTGGCTTTCACTCTTTCTCTCCGGGATGATGCCGGTGTGGGAGCAAAATTCAACCCGAGGACTGCAAACATACCGACATGATTCAAGATGCAGATTGTCCCCCAATTGCAGCACTTGCTTGTGCACCTAGTAACCGCCGCTCAAACCCGTCTCCTCTTTTTCTCCACCGTCAAAGTCCCCGGAAATGCCACAGCATAGACCCCATGCCCTGACAGCTCGCACAGAGGCGCTGACCTTGGTGGCTTGCAAGGAACGGGCGGCGGGCTGCGCATCGCATCCGGTCCCGTTCGCAGCGCGGTGTGCACATCCAGATCCGGTCTCCGGCGTCGAGTGCGGGTCGATCGGCCAGCCGATGCACTCCTTCTCCACCCGTGTCCTCCGCGTGGCTTGCGTCCGCCGCAGCTAGACGACAGCCCACGGCGCTAGCACGCCAGAATGGCCAGGCCGCCCAGGACCCGGCGCAGAGCGTGTGGGTGTCGGTCCAGGCACTCGGTCGCAAAGGTCGAAGCGGTCGCAGTTGGTGCAGCAGGCCCGCACGTTCTTGGAGTTTGTGCACGTCAGGCCGGAGCCGCATGCAAAGGGGCGGACTTTGCGGTGAGGTGTCAGCTGGAGAGGGGGAACGTTCGAACAAGTCTTACATTGTGCATCGGTGCGGTAGCCGCAGGCCTCGGATCCGGTGCTGTGTCTCTTTTTCAGCTGCCTAGGGTCGATTATGGGTGCGGGTGTCGGATGGGGTGGTGTAGATGGTTGAGTAGTTGAGTATTGCGCGCCGCTGATGGAGGTTGTGTGCTGGTTGGCATTGGGTGGCGGCCTGCATCTGCAGTTGTCGCCCAGGATATCAATTCCAAACATGATATTCCCTTGCCATTCATCTTGCAAGATCACAAGTAGAAAGACAAAACTGACAGTCATGGGTTTGTGGTGTGTTAATGAGGGCACCATGGCTGATGTTAATGCCTTCAGTGCCAGCTTTCTGATAACATTGGAAAGTGGCGTAGTGATCTGTGACGGCCAGACTGCAGTCTCTGGCCTTGCTTCATTTGAACTCGATTGGTGCGTGCGGCAAGTCATACAGGGGACTTTCAGCGGATTGGTTCGGGGATACAAGACCGCATCCTCAGCACCATGTTGTTTCATTCTGCAAGTTGAGAGAGTACATGTGCCACCCGCGTCGATGCATAGCAGTGGCACGTCAAGTGAGTGGTTTGTTTGGAATGGCGTCCGTGATTCATCATTGCTGCCCGGACATGTGTTTTTCTAGAGCTTCTTGGAATGATTCCAGGCATGCGCCAATGGATTCACAGCGTGGAAGGATACAAGCAGGCTCAGTGTGTGCTGACGTCTGTTTCCATCACCACACACATGTTTCTCACATGGCTTCCACCACTTGGGCAACGATTGCGGCCCAGCACGCCAAGTCTtgctgcggcccgagacCACTGATCGGTGCCGACGACGAAATTGTGTAACCATGTTGGCGACTTGGATGTAGCTCCATCCGTCAACGTTTCGGTCAAGAACGTCGTCTCTAGGGCCACGCTCAGGTCTGAAAGTTTCGTTGTTATTTGTGCCAATATGGGCTAAAGTCTCTTTCCCCAACCTTTTCAGTTCAAGCATCTTTTCAACTCAAGTGACAGTGGCCAAGAACAACGCAGTAAGACTTCTACGGCCGTTGCACACTCACTGGCGGGGCCTGTGGGATCGAATTGAGTTTCATGCGGGATTGAGGCAACGTTGCCAAGCTGATCCTTCCAGTCACTCACTCATTTCATGTACACCACCCGGGACTTGGCCCAGGTTAGCTATATAGCGTAGGTAGGGAGTCTGCGGGGTTAGGTGATGCGTGTCTCATAATCTATGTTGCTTTTGACTAAACAGAACATAATGCTTTGTGAAAGCAAAGATCTTTTGTTAAAAAATCCATCCCCCGAAACATGACCCAAATCCTGAATCTGATCAAGTCCCATATATCTCGGCCGACTGTTGATTAAATGTTCATTACTACAGTGCTGTGCGCCTGTTTCTCGAGGTAAAGAGTCAGTTCTGGGAAAGCAGACAAGACTGAATGGTGATGACGCCGCTTCGGCTTTCTTCGTACCTTGCATTCCAGTATTACGGCGCCAAACGACTCGACATCCCTtcataggtaggtaatttGCCGCCATCAACCGGCAGAGCAGGTGCAGCCCTTCCTCAGCTCCAGGTCCATGTGTGGGTACGGCACGCAGAGGTAGCCGCGTTTTGAGCAGTCCTGGCCGTCAGCTCCGCAATTGGTCTCGGAGCATGGGCCGGTGTAGGGAGCATCCTGCGCGGCCGCCAAAGAGACGGTGGCAAGGAGTGCGAGGAGGCGCGAGATGAgcatctttttttggtggtgGGCTTTGGTCCGAAGAGTTGATAAAATTCGATCCAAGTTTTGGAAGAAAAAGTCGCTTTTGCAGGCTGGTCTGAGAACCAGCAATTAACGAGAGGGCGATGGGATGTAGTCGGCTCACGAAGCTTTTTGTACTTTTCTCCATGTTCCCTCCGAACACACCGGGCGGCAGCTGACGAACCACGTCCATCCCTGCAGCACAAGCAAACACAAAAGCACAGCCATCGAAATAGAAGACGGATCGACAAGATCAACCGAGTTCTGCATTCCACAACAAAGGCCCCATTCGGACATGATTGACGGGGGACTGATGGAAAAAGcaccgccgccaaggcccaggTGTAACAGCTGCCAAGAATCCAAGACGGTCTAATATGGGGGAACGCTGCACAGATAACTTGGCGGGTTGGTGTTGCAATGCTTGTGTACGATTGCCGAGATCTCGTGTCCACCGCAATTGTATTCTTTCTATGAGGATGAGCATGTGCAAAATAATTACCGTTATAGTGAGTCCAACCAAAGGTTCCTGGGATGCAAGTCAGCTCCTGGCATTCAAGATGCGGTCGCGGCCCGTCGTAACATGTCAGGTTCCCAACTCTTGCATACATATTAATTTAAGTACTAAGTGCTCGGACCTATTCTAGGCATTCGTCATCGGAGAATTGATTCGTGCGCCACACAGCCACATCCGTCAGACTGTCGCTGCCCGAGCAAGCCGAGGGTACACCGCCCGTGGAGAGTTTAGTCTCTCTTGGCCGGTTTAAATACGCAAACAGCTTCCGAGAGCCATCCCTTCGCAGTTCATGACCAGCTCAGATGTAACCAAAAACAGCCAAGACGCCGAGTAAAAGGCCGGTTGAAACACCGATCCTCCCCGCCGCGCCCGAATTGGCAGGCGTCTCGCTTGGACTTGCAGCGGCAGTGGTGGAGGCGGTCGAGGCGGCCGCCGCAGCGGCAGAGGTGCTCGAGTTGTAGGCGCCGACGCACGACTCGTACGCACTGAGGCTGCTCGTGAGCCACTCGTCGTACAGGCTCCGGTATACCCCGGTGCACCCGGCAGGCGTGGTGAAGTAGTTGTTGGCGCTCAGGGTGGAAAACATGCCGTCCGCCCAGCTGTACTGGAGCGACTGCACGTCTTCGGGCACCACGGCGGTCGCGTCGGCGACGTGGCTGCCGCACTCATCCGTCACCGAACGGTACCGCTCCGAGTAATAGGAGACCAGAGCGCTGGGTTGGGGAACGAGCGAGGACCAGATCGCCTCGCGGGCGGAGAAGGATGAAGCGCAGGCGGTTATCAAGGAGCTTGCATCCTCTGCGGTCGGGGTAGGTTGCTGGCGTGCGGTCAAGTGGGCCGGCTCGGTAGCTGTTGGTAGTGCCATCTTGGCTGCTGATGCCACGGCGGGCAGCGCTGCAAGAATTGTGTTGAATTTCATGGTGGGCAGCTATCTTGTTGATACATCTACAGTAGAAACCCCACAAAGCAAGCAAAGCATCACCATCGAGCTGCTTCCGTCAAGAGGTAGTTATAGATGATGACGGGACCCACGTCAGGCTTGATGAGGAAAGGCTGCTGACATTTATTGGCTGATTTCTCCTACCATGGGAGTCATATGCAAGCCAAGAGAATTTGGCGAGATTGGATTCGCCTACTATAAGCTACAAGACCCTCATTCACCAAAGAAATGGCTGTTGCCTAATGAGGATAACTCACAATTTATCCAGGTTGTAATTGGATAGAAATGTCTAGTCTTCCCtggcactgaccccaccggaggagtcccgaaagaggaagcggcccgccgctttatcgaatggctggacatggtatcacctgacgatatcgtggtatatacggatggttcggaaaaacacgaaaacaactgcgtccaaatagggtacggatgggccgcttttagggcgggcctggaatttgccgcaggctccgcatctattacgccggaaagccacgttttcgacgccgaggcgattggcgccctaaaagggctacaggcggcagccaaggcccagccaggcgcccggatctggatttatgtggacagcacctcggttatttggggtcttagaggcgacgcgccgcgttcgtcccaatgggcctttctggagttccatgaccttgtcgatctactccgaaaacaaggtaccgaggttcgggtccgttggtgccctgggcaccagggaatcccgggaaacgaccgggctgacgagctggccaaggccggctccgccggaccgccggacccagacccgagggctcagcaaaccacgtatagcggtgccggcacggtcctcagagccattctttcgaatatagagaaggactggtggcgtaaagaactctgtgaacggtcccccgcatatagggaatggaaattccaatacacaccgagaaaggagcccgaggaactgcgtttgccaagacccctactgggccattatttggccatgaggaccggccacggcgatttcaaagcctaccatgaccgtttcaaccaccaggatgcaaacacctcgtgtgcctggtgctggaagcggacctcccctgaacacccggtgcactgccgcttttcgcgggcggtgtggagaaactggccgtggcctgacaacgaccggccggtcgggccgccagaccgcgcccaacgccgcaaattcttccagacaagcctcgggcaaccgacaagctttcaggcgttttcgatagccaccaactacttcagcgcccgccccagagcggcccgccagcgccccgcgcgccacgaacgcactttacgcctagggacaccgatcgtaaacgactcgaactctgacgaggaatagacttactgccttttcacccacacttcacggcacaagccgtcagacgaaccctccgtgcaccttaggcacggggtcgcgtcagtgaactaaccccctaagcaggaccgggcccgaacccggtcaggcacgatccgcctctgccctccttgttttccccctgtgtaaataaagaagatagaacgcgcgccgagatacccctcgggaggttgctaacggccggctaacaagccgggccgagcccggcgttaactaatactactactactactactctaGTCTTCCCTGTGATGATTGACCTAGCATATTCAATCACAACCAAAGACAGACATATGGTCTCGACTCGGTGTAGATGATTAGACACAAATGGCTCGCTCATTCTCCCCACGACTTCAATTGTGAATTTGTGAGGCGTGTAAAGTAGTGTCTGCTGAATCACACAGAAGAAATGGATCACACCACCCTGCATATAATCTTTCAACGCGTACATATAAATCCCCGTGGCAGGTCTGTCGATTTTTTCAGTTTAGTCTATAAGCGACATCGCAAAAGATTGTCTTTGCACGTCGAGATCTGAACCCCAGAAACAGCAAATCAAAACACAAGGAAAATGTCATCCATGACCAACAAGCACGGCGAAAACGGCAGCGACACGTCGTCTTCGGGCGGCGATAGTTCTACTTCTGGAAACAACTCATCCTCGAGCAGCTCAACAGGCTCCAAGACATCAAACACCTCTTCTGGTGGCCAAGTCCCAGAGCCGACTCAGTGTGGCATCTGCAAAGAGTCGTATGCTTCGGGTGATGCCCACACCTGCGACCCGAACGACCCACATGCGGGTTACTTTGCTTGAGTGGAAGATGTGGTATTGCTCCTTGGGGTGAGGACAACTCACGAAACATTCATCTTTGACGTCATTCTTTCGGTAAGCGGAAAATTAGAACAAAAGAAGTCTTGATAGTCTCATGAAATAACAATTTTGAATCAAAACAACATCCCCAACGCCGTCCTGTGTCACCGTGTTGTGCAGTGTTTCCCAGACACCACAAGTCATAAAGCCCCTTTTCCCATTTTGTAATTTGTACACAAGCATAATCCTAAATCGCCTATCCGGAACGCCTCCCTCCCCCCGACATCCAAGAATCGGCCGCGGGCGCGATGGTGACCGAGCTCGCGCTGCTCCCGGGCTTCTCGAAATCGATCCTCCGCCTCGGCTCCAGGTCGTGCATCTGCACCAGgctctcctcgtcgtccgggTCGCTGTACGAGACGTTATAAGTCCGCTGCATCGTGATGCCGCCCCGCAGCTCCGCGTCCTTGGGCCGCGTCACCGACCCGGCCTTGGACACGGTCCCGATCCTCGACGTTCCGCCTGTCCCGCCCAGGGTGGCGCCGGtgcgcccgccgccgccgccgccgccgtatgCCCTCGACGCGCCCGacgagccgccgccgccgcccaggcGCGGGAAGATgcgcaccagcagcaggcgcAGGCTGGGTAGGCAAGTGCACATGATGCCGACGTTGATCTCGATGACGGACCAGCTCGTCACGTCCCAGCTGTCCATGGTGGGGTTGTCGGACCGCGCAAACGCCACCAGGGATTGCAGCCGCAGCACGCTGACCACGGTGACCAGGGTACCCACGCAAAACATGAGCGCGACGCCGACCTTTTTCTTCCAATTGAGTCGAAGGGCTTGTAATTGCGATAGCGGCACCGCGAGCATCCAGATGTCGAGCGCGATGCTGATGCCGGCGTTGGACCAGGCTACCGTGTTGATGTCGACGCAGGTTCCCTCGTGCTCCCCGTCCCATTTTGTCCAAAAATACGAAATTGGCTGGCACTGCAGCACaccaagcaagaaaaaggTGATGCCAAAAGCGATGTTAAAGGCGATGGTGGCCCACAGCGCGAGCCGCACGCCACGCGAGGGGAAGATGCGCAGGTAGAACCACAAAAGCGACATTTTGAGCAGCGTCACCTCGGCAAAGTACATGATTGCGGTTGCGTAAAAGTACTTGCCAAACGAGTTGATGGTTTCGGGGTCGAGCCTCCAGatgtcgaggccgaggcctcCCGAGTC is from Pyricularia oryzae 70-15 chromosome 2, whole genome shotgun sequence and encodes:
- a CDS encoding CFEM domain-containing protein, translated to MKSLPTRLFLLLIGAWALLVQAQNLELPACAKTCLATSIARSSCAPTDQTCICTDARLQQEVNDCVREKCTIREGLVTLNTTSTECGLPVQDKRQPLKTLAITLGAISPLFVILRMSARFMLMNQGGAAVAVGEDDWFILAALVVGVPNTVIIVSGLVDSGGLGLDIWRLDPETINSFGKYFYATAIMYFAEVTLLKMSLLWFYLRIFPSRGVRLALWATIAFNIAFGITFFLLGVLQCQPISYFWTKWDGEHEGTCVDINTVAWSNAGISIALDIWMLAVPLSQLQALRLNWKKKVGVALMFCVGTLVTVVSVLRLQSLVAFARSDNPTMDSWDVTSWSVIEINVGIMCTCLPSLRLLLVRIFPRLGGGGGSSGASRAYGGGGGGGRTGATLGGTGGTSRIGTVSKAGSVTRPKDAELRGGITMQRTYNVSYSDPDDEESLVQMHDLEPRRRIDFEKPGSSASSVTIAPAADSWMSGGGRRSG